The following coding sequences lie in one Mesorhizobium sp. NZP2298 genomic window:
- a CDS encoding class I SAM-dependent methyltransferase, with protein sequence MHSDIVDLRSFYSTTLGRFAERSITMALSSIWAAVPNERLVGLGYTLPWLERFGSDAERVFAFMPATQGAVVWPATGPTATALVFDEELPLVDSCIDRMLLVHSLEHVENPRETLNEIWRVLSPAGRVVIVVPNRRGVWARFEHTPFGNGRPFSRGQLTELLREANFTPAAWSDALFFPPSRRRFMMRFHNVLERFGRRLWPIFSGVIVVEAQKRLYQGVPVVQRASRRVFVPVLSPHGATRLGRRADAGGAAPSTRQVKPS encoded by the coding sequence ATGCATTCCGACATCGTCGACCTTCGCTCGTTCTACTCGACAACGCTCGGCCGGTTCGCCGAACGCTCGATCACCATGGCGCTGTCCTCGATATGGGCTGCCGTGCCAAACGAACGCTTGGTCGGTCTCGGCTATACCTTGCCCTGGTTGGAGCGTTTCGGCTCTGACGCCGAGCGGGTCTTCGCCTTCATGCCGGCGACGCAGGGCGCCGTGGTCTGGCCGGCAACAGGGCCGACGGCGACCGCGCTGGTCTTCGACGAGGAACTGCCGCTGGTCGATTCCTGTATCGACCGCATGTTGCTCGTCCATTCGCTCGAACATGTCGAAAACCCGCGCGAGACGCTGAACGAGATCTGGCGGGTGCTGTCGCCCGCCGGGCGTGTCGTCATAGTCGTGCCGAACCGGCGCGGGGTCTGGGCGCGCTTCGAGCACACGCCGTTCGGCAATGGCCGGCCTTTCTCGCGCGGACAACTGACGGAACTGCTGCGCGAGGCGAATTTCACGCCCGCGGCGTGGTCGGATGCGTTGTTCTTCCCGCCATCGCGGCGACGCTTCATGATGCGCTTCCACAACGTGCTGGAGCGCTTCGGCCGGCGGCTGTGGCCGATCTTTTCCGGTGTCATCGTCGTCGAGGCGCAGAAGCGGCTCTACCAGGGCGTGCCGGTGGTCCAGCGCGCGTCTCGCCGCGTCTTCGTGCCGGTGCTGTCGCCGCATGGCGCGACACGGCTCGGCCGCCGGGCAGACGCCGGAGGCGCGGCACCGTCGACTCGCCAGGTGAAACCTTCGTGA